In Salinibaculum sp. SYNS191, the genomic window ACGGCCTGTTCCCCGCGCTCGTGCTCGCGGGCGCGCTCGACAGCATCACCGGCATCGTACAGGTCGGCCTGCTGGTGTTCGGCGGCAGCGCGACGGTCGCCGTCATCATCGCCGAAATGGACGACTCGCCGCGAAGCCAGGCACGAATCGTCCTCGGCGTCGGCGCTGTCGTGACGAGCGTCGCCGTCGTCGAGGCTGCGCTGGCGCCGACCATCGCCGGCGTGTTGAACCTCGTCATCTTCGAGCGCTTCGCCGGTCTCGTCATCCTCGCAGTCGCCGCGAGGACCGCCAGCGCCCGCATCGGGGAGTACCTGCCCCGACCGGCGGTCATCGTCGCGCTGGGGTTCGTCGCCAGCGTCGACCCCGCCGGCGCGGCGCTGGTCGTCGACGCGCGACCGGAACTGATGCTTCGCGCGGCAGCGGCAGCGGGCATCGGCGTCACGTTCG contains:
- a CDS encoding DUF5794 domain-containing protein translates to MSSSRHPIALSIERKVGDATKLLAIVMCLPLVDGLFPALVLAGALDSITGIVQVGLLVFGGSATVAVIIAEMDDSPRSQARIVLGVGAVVTSVAVVEAALAPTIAGVLNLVIFERFAGLVILAVAARTASARIGEYLPRPAVIVALGFVASVDPAGAALVVDARPELMLRAAAAAGIGVTFALVVALVSPWLRNAVHLDRFRFGSAVALGVLPLSVFGVIPANAPLALAVLVMTAVFAFEPGRARERDWEYEPDDIDITAALSNDTSPSSRPVEERVDGSDGGDYDDEQLPWL